One genomic region from Thermodesulfobacteriota bacterium encodes:
- a CDS encoding prephenate dehydrogenase: MDYSKITVIGLGLIGGSLAWALKRAGNVGEVYGVDIDDGAIDYAIREHIIDVGSKDLRDAVNNSDVVVIATYVGIIPKIAKSLASILSPKTTVTDVGSVKAKVVMEIENLLPKDVSFVGGHPISGTERSGIFHASSELFKGKKCILTPTVNTDDQSLSRVRKLWECIGAKVYTMNPEAHDRVFAYVSHLPHTVAYALLNSIAPEGWTPDILDFAGGGLKDFTRIGESSPEMWSDIFMANRENVLAAIEDFKNEIEKIRVTIEKGNLARLRDILSNAASFKKDFI, from the coding sequence ATGGACTATTCGAAAATTACTGTAATTGGGCTTGGTCTCATAGGGGGATCACTTGCCTGGGCTTTAAAACGGGCAGGGAATGTGGGTGAGGTCTATGGAGTAGATATCGATGATGGCGCAATTGACTATGCTATTCGCGAACATATTATCGACGTGGGTTCAAAAGATCTTAGAGATGCTGTCAATAATTCGGACGTTGTTGTGATCGCTACCTATGTGGGGATTATTCCGAAGATCGCGAAATCGTTAGCGTCCATTTTATCTCCTAAGACTACTGTAACTGATGTGGGAAGCGTAAAGGCAAAGGTAGTGATGGAGATTGAGAACCTGTTACCGAAGGATGTTAGTTTTGTCGGAGGACATCCTATCTCTGGAACCGAACGCTCTGGCATATTTCATGCCAGCTCTGAACTTTTTAAGGGGAAGAAGTGTATACTTACTCCAACTGTTAATACCGATGATCAATCACTTAGTAGGGTAAGGAAGCTTTGGGAATGTATCGGTGCTAAGGTTTATACAATGAATCCGGAGGCTCACGATAGGGTGTTCGCATATGTAAGTCATCTTCCCCACACAGTCGCTTATGCGTTATTAAACTCGATAGCACCTGAAGGGTGGACCCCAGATATCTTAGATTTTGCTGGTGGAGGTCTAAAGGACTTTACAAGAATTGGTGAGAGTTCGCCGGAAATGTGGAGCGACATTTTTATGGCTAATAGGGAAAATGTGCTTGCAGCTATAGAGGATTTTAAGAACGAGATCGAGAAAATCAGGGTTACGATAGAGAAGGGCAATTTGGCGCGCCTAAGGGATATCTTGAGTAATGCAGCGAGTTTTAAGAAAGACTTCATATGA
- the hisC gene encoding histidinol-phosphate transaminase, which yields MITPNEYVNTLVPYIPGKPVQELERELGIRNAIKLASNENPLGPSPLAKKAIRKALTSVNMYPDGDAYYIKQKLAERLNTRPESLIFGNGSNDVIDIIARTFMKAGDEAVMGEYAFIVFPIVTQAVGARVIISPMPDLTHNLEDIYSRITSKTRAVFIANPNNPTGTIVRRQELEWFLEMVPEEIVVVIDEAYFEYVDEPQYPNSLDYQSLGKSVITVRTFSKVYGLAGLRLGYGISSPEIISPMHRVRQPFNANLLAQVAAFAALDDNNHVSKARLINKDGLSYFSRELKKINICFTPSFSNFILIDLKSDPISVYNSLLKLGVIVRPVINYGLKTHLRVTVGLPEENERFIWAIKRVLGK from the coding sequence TTGATAACTCCAAACGAGTATGTGAATACTTTAGTGCCCTATATTCCTGGAAAGCCGGTTCAAGAGCTCGAACGAGAGCTGGGGATAAGAAATGCTATTAAGCTAGCTTCAAATGAAAATCCATTGGGGCCGTCCCCTCTCGCTAAGAAAGCAATAAGAAAGGCCTTGACTTCTGTAAACATGTATCCCGATGGTGATGCGTATTACATTAAACAAAAGCTTGCGGAGAGACTCAACACAAGACCTGAGAGCTTGATTTTTGGAAACGGATCGAACGATGTCATAGATATCATCGCAAGAACCTTCATGAAAGCCGGGGATGAAGCTGTGATGGGTGAGTATGCGTTTATTGTGTTTCCAATAGTAACGCAGGCAGTTGGAGCAAGGGTAATCATTTCCCCAATGCCAGATCTTACTCATAATCTAGAGGATATTTATTCACGTATAACTTCTAAAACGAGGGCTGTGTTCATTGCTAATCCCAACAATCCGACCGGAACTATCGTTAGGCGACAAGAGCTCGAGTGGTTCTTGGAAATGGTACCTGAAGAGATCGTTGTTGTTATAGATGAAGCCTATTTTGAGTACGTAGACGAACCTCAGTATCCGAATTCGTTAGACTATCAGAGTCTTGGCAAGTCGGTGATAACTGTGAGAACATTCTCGAAGGTTTATGGCCTTGCTGGACTTAGGCTTGGATATGGAATCTCATCGCCGGAGATCATTTCTCCTATGCATCGAGTAAGACAGCCATTCAATGCCAATCTGCTTGCCCAGGTAGCTGCATTTGCTGCCCTTGATGATAACAATCATGTATCCAAGGCAAGGCTTATAAACAAAGATGGTCTATCTTATTTTTCCAGGGAGTTGAAAAAAATAAACATATGCTTTACGCCGTCGTTTTCCAATTTCATTCTTATTGATTTGAAATCCGATCCAATATCGGTTTATAATTCCCTTCTCAAGCTTGGGGTTATCGTGAGGCCTGTGATTAATTATGGGCTGAAAACGCATCTGCGGGTCACCGTTGGATTGCCCGAAGAAAACGAACGGTTCATCTGGGCAATCAAAAGGGTTCTGGGTAAATAG
- the pheA gene encoding prephenate dehydratase — protein MVSAEDLEILRKKIDKVDDKILELLNERGRFALEISRFKKENSSSVYDPVRESEIERQIRKRNTGPLSDISVSSVFREIISSCRALQEPIKVSYLGPEGSYSHQAAFHEFGSSTELVPFLSFEEVIEEVQRQRSTFGIVPVENSMEGSVGGVLDMISRSDVRISSEYFEKISHCLLSRTGDINNIEILASHPQALAQCKKWLSKHLRNVELRETASTAQGAKLASRHKKIAAVAGEFASSIYKLKFVEKNIEDSVQNTTRFWVIGNVSCPATGDDKTSIVFSLKDEPGALQNSLFLPFAEARINLTKIESRPSKERPWEYIFFVDFLGHSDDKKIQKVLSRVKKRCINLKVLGSYPRGARN, from the coding sequence ATGGTTTCTGCCGAAGATCTAGAAATTCTAAGGAAAAAGATTGACAAGGTAGATGATAAGATACTAGAACTTTTGAATGAACGAGGGAGGTTCGCGTTGGAGATAAGCAGGTTTAAGAAAGAAAATTCGTCTAGCGTCTATGACCCGGTAAGGGAGAGCGAGATTGAGAGGCAAATAAGGAAAAGGAACACAGGTCCACTTTCGGACATATCCGTTAGCAGTGTTTTCCGGGAGATAATTTCAAGCTGCAGAGCGCTTCAAGAACCTATAAAGGTCTCCTACCTGGGTCCAGAGGGTAGTTACTCACATCAGGCCGCATTTCATGAGTTTGGCAGTTCGACGGAGCTTGTACCTTTCTTAAGCTTTGAAGAGGTCATTGAAGAGGTTCAGAGGCAACGGAGCACGTTTGGTATTGTTCCTGTCGAAAACTCAATGGAGGGTTCGGTTGGGGGTGTTTTAGATATGATTTCAAGATCGGATGTGAGGATCTCTTCGGAGTACTTCGAAAAGATAAGTCATTGCCTTCTGTCAAGGACCGGAGATATAAACAATATTGAGATCTTGGCATCACATCCCCAGGCCTTGGCGCAATGCAAAAAGTGGCTGAGTAAGCATCTTAGAAATGTAGAGCTGAGAGAGACAGCGAGTACAGCGCAGGGTGCAAAACTAGCTTCCAGACACAAGAAGATTGCAGCAGTGGCTGGCGAATTTGCCTCATCTATTTATAAGCTGAAGTTTGTTGAAAAGAACATTGAGGATAGTGTTCAGAACACGACAAGGTTTTGGGTTATTGGCAATGTTAGTTGTCCGGCAACAGGTGATGATAAAACTTCTATTGTATTTTCTCTGAAGGATGAGCCGGGGGCATTGCAGAATTCTCTTTTCCTACCTTTTGCTGAGGCAAGAATAAATCTTACAAAAATTGAATCCAGGCCATCTAAGGAGAGGCCTTGGGAATACATATTTTTTGTAGATTTCTTGGGGCACTCAGATGATAAGAAGATACAAAAAGTATTATCAAGGGTGAAGAAAAGGTGTATTAACTTAAAGGTCTTGGGTTCTTATCCAAGGGGAGCAAGAAATTAA
- a CDS encoding bifunctional nuclease family protein — protein MRSTLLLVGILSLIFLLHLRTSDSEEKKQKTPEQVQMDISGIGFDQVAQTPVVLLLDKQREKVLPIWIGLCEARAIEIGLSGEVAPRPFTYDLVAAIIRTMNAKIERVVIVDLRDQVFYAQVEVSVNGNVLRIDARPSDALALASRMNAPVFVAKSVLENAATIESKVEKKGT, from the coding sequence ATGAGATCGACATTGTTATTGGTAGGGATACTTAGCTTAATATTTCTTTTACATCTTAGGACTTCGGATAGTGAGGAGAAAAAGCAGAAGACACCTGAACAGGTGCAGATGGATATAAGCGGAATAGGATTCGATCAGGTAGCTCAGACCCCCGTTGTACTCTTGTTAGATAAACAGAGGGAAAAGGTACTGCCAATATGGATAGGATTATGTGAAGCAAGGGCCATAGAAATCGGTCTCAGCGGTGAAGTGGCACCTCGTCCTTTTACATATGATTTAGTTGCGGCAATCATTCGGACAATGAATGCAAAGATAGAGAGGGTGGTGATAGTTGATCTTCGTGATCAGGTTTTTTATGCACAGGTTGAGGTTTCAGTAAACGGAAATGTATTGAGGATAGATGCGCGTCCGAGCGATGCGCTGGCTCTTGCCTCACGAATGAATGCCCCCGTTTTTGTTGCGAAGTCTGTGCTTGAGAATGCAGCAACAATAGAGTCTAAGGTTGAAAAAAAGGGGACATGA
- the gspN gene encoding type II secretion system protein GspN gives MKDKIKNSKYFKPLSYVVFFIIIFFFSFYYTLPTDEIRGIIISGIEMNTPFEAKLGAVSIAPIVSVKVQDLELYRGGELYVKLEDVKMRPSLFSLLSKYLRLPFRAKLMSGVVKGNLIYDNKTGQIVGINAKLSGIDVEKFHPIMAGYLGMTDEQLTGILHGDFSLDFSSETSGVFSLKIDNMSISNFRLIGFPIPPFKDLESIFTGKIEDGVTKVDELSFKGNDFDLNMYGSIPPLWNITKGAKIDLMINLNILSDEAKIGIVRSFLSPKGDGTLGGKILGTFGNPKVVRDTRRQ, from the coding sequence TTGAAAGATAAAATTAAAAACTCCAAATACTTTAAGCCACTATCCTATGTGGTTTTTTTTATAATTATCTTTTTCTTTTCCTTTTACTATACACTTCCTACAGATGAGATCAGGGGAATAATCATATCCGGAATAGAAATGAATACACCATTTGAAGCTAAGTTAGGCGCAGTGAGCATTGCCCCAATAGTTAGTGTAAAGGTACAGGATCTCGAACTCTATAGGGGCGGTGAGCTTTACGTAAAGTTAGAAGATGTAAAAATGAGGCCTTCGCTGTTTAGTTTGTTATCTAAGTATCTGCGACTTCCATTTAGGGCGAAACTTATGAGCGGCGTCGTGAAGGGGAATTTGATTTATGACAATAAAACAGGGCAAATTGTTGGAATAAATGCGAAGCTGAGTGGTATAGACGTAGAGAAGTTCCATCCTATCATGGCTGGTTACCTCGGTATGACTGACGAACAACTCACTGGAATATTACACGGTGACTTTTCATTGGATTTTAGTTCTGAAACTTCTGGAGTTTTTTCCCTTAAAATAGACAACATGAGTATTAGCAATTTCAGACTGATTGGCTTTCCTATTCCACCCTTTAAGGATTTGGAATCGATCTTTACGGGTAAAATTGAGGACGGAGTTACAAAAGTGGATGAGTTAAGTTTCAAGGGTAATGATTTTGACCTGAATATGTATGGTTCGATCCCCCCCCTCTGGAATATTACAAAGGGGGCAAAGATTGATCTGATGATAAACCTAAATATCCTGTCGGACGAGGCTAAGATCGGGATAGTGAGGTCTTTTTTGAGTCCCAAAGGTGATGGAACTCTCGGGGGTAAGATATTAGGGACCTTTGGCAATCCGAAGGTAGTGAGAGATACTAGACGCCAATAG
- the pilM gene encoding pilus assembly protein PilM translates to MYGKFIGLDIGRDTTKVILIRRGFRDLEVVQSLTLKSEFFNQNNIHNLRSAFSENSLPTNEVATAIPFEPISIKVIQFPFVEPKKIDQVYGFELENVSTFDPDDKVHGYHLVKRGNNAEALVCMFEKDHMKDLLDMCRVEGIDPKIVTYGPVAMAALESYMPKERPLIIIDIGATRIDFSVFDGGGIRRARSTSKAGDLVTESISKILGATYDDAESIKREGLVGDYANIVQESLNTVLGEIKKTIKFFEMELKEDIKTVLLSGGMSLMPGISDYLKGMLDKEVRQIFIPELGLSSPTLVQSFALALYGSALKRSGLNFRKGEYQYTGSDEELKKKFIMPSVLLAIILILLLYRHGSSYFELKDRVDRIEKEIEANVKEAFPDIKVIPKPVEFLESEFNKINGKLELVQGVVGKTPPLEVLKDVSLSIPSGINLTVDEIDFENDKTVRIIGSCDSYQEVANIEKALAESGKFEKVNRDSTNPSVNNTIKFQVSLVVK, encoded by the coding sequence ATGTACGGGAAATTCATAGGTCTAGATATAGGAAGAGACACTACCAAAGTTATTCTGATAAGGAGAGGCTTCAGGGATCTCGAGGTAGTTCAATCCCTAACTCTTAAATCTGAATTCTTTAATCAGAACAATATACATAACTTGAGAAGTGCTTTTTCTGAAAATTCATTACCAACGAATGAAGTAGCTACTGCCATTCCCTTTGAGCCTATCTCGATTAAGGTAATTCAATTCCCATTTGTCGAACCTAAAAAGATAGATCAAGTCTACGGATTCGAATTAGAAAATGTCTCCACTTTTGATCCAGATGATAAGGTTCATGGCTATCACCTCGTCAAGAGGGGGAACAACGCAGAAGCATTGGTGTGTATGTTTGAAAAAGATCATATGAAAGACCTTCTTGATATGTGTAGGGTAGAAGGAATAGATCCAAAGATTGTAACATATGGTCCAGTTGCAATGGCTGCACTGGAAAGTTATATGCCTAAGGAGAGGCCGCTTATTATTATTGACATCGGTGCCACACGAATTGATTTTTCTGTTTTTGACGGCGGGGGAATTAGACGTGCTAGATCAACGTCAAAAGCAGGGGATCTTGTGACGGAAAGCATATCCAAGATCCTTGGAGCGACATATGATGATGCTGAGTCCATAAAACGTGAAGGTCTAGTGGGGGATTATGCTAATATTGTTCAAGAATCTTTGAATACTGTGCTTGGAGAGATAAAAAAGACGATTAAGTTTTTTGAGATGGAGTTAAAGGAAGATATTAAAACTGTGCTGCTGTCTGGGGGAATGTCCCTAATGCCGGGGATTTCAGATTACTTAAAGGGTATGCTCGATAAAGAGGTTAGACAGATATTTATTCCTGAGTTAGGTTTATCTTCACCTACGCTTGTCCAATCATTCGCACTCGCACTCTACGGCAGTGCACTTAAGAGGAGTGGTCTAAATTTCAGGAAGGGAGAATACCAGTACACTGGCAGTGATGAGGAACTTAAAAAGAAGTTTATCATGCCATCTGTATTACTGGCGATTATACTAATTCTTTTGCTCTATCGTCATGGCTCAAGTTATTTTGAGCTCAAGGATAGGGTCGATAGAATTGAAAAAGAAATTGAAGCAAACGTTAAAGAAGCGTTTCCAGATATAAAAGTTATTCCTAAGCCCGTTGAATTTTTGGAGTCCGAATTCAACAAAATAAACGGGAAGCTCGAGTTGGTGCAGGGTGTTGTCGGAAAAACCCCTCCACTGGAGGTTTTGAAGGATGTTTCTTTGAGCATACCCAGTGGTATTAATTTAACGGTAGACGAAATAGACTTCGAGAATGATAAAACAGTTAGGATAATTGGAAGCTGTGATTCTTATCAGGAAGTCGCAAATATAGAGAAGGCTCTTGCTGAATCAGGAAAGTTCGAAAAAGTTAATAGGGACTCAACGAATCCTTCTGTAAATAATACCATAAAGTTCCAGGTATCACTGGTGGTTAAATAA
- a CDS encoding ComF family protein, with amino-acid sequence MYEGWLREILHKFKYHGKLSLGRVLSRILLEHYPKDLDDIDLIVTVPLHISKLRTREFNQSIVMAKDLAKGIKVPFNPFVLKKVKDTKPQYEMGNETERRRNVRGAFIVEDTGRVSRKSILILDDVFTTGSTLNECTRVLLKSSAIKVQVLTLMRTIN; translated from the coding sequence TTGTATGAAGGTTGGCTAAGGGAGATTCTCCACAAATTTAAATACCATGGGAAGTTAAGTCTCGGAAGAGTGCTCTCAAGGATTTTGCTAGAACATTATCCAAAAGACCTAGATGACATAGATTTGATAGTCACAGTCCCACTTCATATAAGCAAACTAAGAACTAGAGAATTTAACCAGTCTATTGTCATGGCAAAAGATTTAGCTAAGGGTATAAAAGTTCCTTTTAACCCGTTCGTGTTGAAGAAGGTAAAGGATACCAAGCCTCAGTATGAAATGGGTAATGAAACTGAAAGGAGGAGAAACGTGAGGGGTGCATTCATCGTAGAGGATACTGGCAGGGTAAGTAGGAAATCGATTTTAATATTGGATGATGTATTCACGACTGGCTCTACATTGAATGAATGCACGCGTGTACTTCTCAAATCCAGTGCTATAAAAGTGCAGGTCTTGACATTAATGCGAACTATAAATTAG
- the dnaN gene encoding DNA polymerase III subunit beta, which yields MKLKVDISKLSEKLALIQGIAERRATMPVLSHVLINASKEALELTVTDLETTMIAHCDAEVSKVGSLSLPARKLYEIVHELPSGVIEIEEIGNHWVELRSPSTTFKIAGLPSDDFPVIPQFSSDHLFSAQSSKIEDMISKTIFAVSPDDLRRNLAGIYFEKNGESNLKLAATDGHRLSIVESDLSTEIKLQKNVVVPKKGVSEFRKVLKLGEVVKIGCEKNFFVAMGDGISLIVRLVDADFPDYNQVIPKSTKTNFELGREELLNALRRVSILSSEKTKSVKLSINKNEMTLLSVSPEVGEAKEVISVDYSGEEIELGFNARYLMDILEVISEEKVEFGLSDELSPAVIKPMGDEHYLSVVMPMRV from the coding sequence ATGAAACTGAAGGTTGATATATCGAAACTCTCGGAGAAGCTTGCACTAATTCAAGGAATTGCTGAACGGCGCGCAACCATGCCGGTACTTTCACATGTGCTTATTAATGCTTCAAAAGAGGCTTTGGAGCTAACCGTCACGGATCTTGAAACAACAATGATCGCTCATTGTGATGCAGAGGTGTCCAAAGTGGGTAGTTTATCACTTCCGGCCAGAAAGTTGTACGAGATCGTGCATGAACTGCCGTCGGGAGTGATCGAAATCGAAGAGATTGGGAATCATTGGGTCGAGCTTAGATCTCCGTCGACGACGTTTAAAATTGCGGGTCTTCCAAGCGATGATTTTCCCGTGATTCCTCAATTTTCGTCTGATCATCTTTTCTCAGCACAAAGTTCTAAGATTGAGGACATGATTTCAAAGACAATTTTCGCAGTGTCGCCTGATGACCTGAGACGTAACCTGGCGGGAATTTACTTTGAGAAAAATGGTGAAAGCAATCTTAAACTAGCTGCTACCGACGGTCATAGGCTTTCTATCGTAGAAAGTGACTTGAGCACGGAGATAAAGCTTCAGAAAAATGTGGTGGTCCCCAAAAAGGGAGTATCCGAGTTTAGAAAAGTGCTTAAGCTCGGAGAAGTGGTTAAGATTGGGTGTGAAAAAAACTTTTTTGTAGCTATGGGTGACGGTATAAGTCTGATCGTGAGGCTTGTCGACGCAGATTTTCCCGATTATAACCAGGTGATTCCCAAGTCCACAAAGACAAATTTTGAATTAGGGCGAGAGGAGCTTTTGAACGCTCTTAGGAGGGTATCTATACTATCCTCTGAAAAGACAAAGAGTGTTAAGCTAAGCATTAACAAGAATGAAATGACATTGCTTTCTGTCTCCCCGGAGGTTGGAGAAGCAAAAGAGGTAATATCTGTTGACTATTCAGGTGAAGAGATTGAGCTCGGATTTAACGCAAGATACCTGATGGACATTCTCGAAGTCATATCGGAGGAAAAGGTTGAATTCGGGTTAAGCGACGAACTTAGTCCGGCAGTAATAAAACCTATGGGCGACGAACATTACCTGTCCGTTGTCATGCCAATGAGAGTATAA
- the dnaA gene encoding chromosomal replication initiator protein DnaA, giving the protein MAKAKTLGRNLKSLINYQDDDITHGGIELPLNASESQAMESQTQDTALDNSEEIDKFSWQDVLERIRKKSNPQVFFWFAPLKLISETQTTITLKANSDFERDWIITHYKDFIIETVNEVYEKKLDVQIIAETDVPKAVDKKKDDSNIPTSRIDTLYTGFLSPKYTFEKFIVGPSNQFAHAASTAVASKPAEAYNPLFIYGGVGLGKTHLINAIGNYILKNTSHMARICCISAEHFTNEVINSIKSNKMQEFRNKYRFGCDVVLIDDIQFIAGKESTQEEFFHTFNTLYESKKQIVLTSDKSPKDMSYLEERLRSRFEWGLITDIQPPETETRVAIVKKKAESEGVVLPNEVAIFISQNIISNIRELEGTLINIIAYAKLLNSEITMDLVKEVLKNIIKEHDRGILSIESIQKEVANYFGVKIQDLKSVKKQKNIAMPRQIAMFFARRYTGASFPEIGEKFGGKDHSTVIHAVRKIESLMGKDLTLKNTINAVSRKIETLRSG; this is encoded by the coding sequence TTGGCAAAAGCTAAAACCCTCGGGCGAAACCTCAAATCTCTCATAAATTATCAAGATGATGATATTACTCACGGTGGAATAGAATTACCCTTAAACGCTTCCGAATCCCAGGCCATGGAATCACAAACACAAGACACAGCGTTGGATAACTCTGAGGAAATAGATAAATTTTCATGGCAAGATGTACTTGAAAGAATCCGCAAGAAATCTAATCCCCAGGTATTTTTTTGGTTTGCCCCACTCAAACTTATATCCGAAACACAGACAACCATAACGTTAAAGGCAAATAGTGACTTCGAAAGAGACTGGATAATCACACATTATAAGGATTTCATCATTGAAACTGTAAACGAGGTCTACGAGAAAAAACTTGATGTTCAAATCATAGCTGAAACCGACGTTCCTAAGGCAGTCGACAAAAAGAAGGATGATTCAAACATTCCAACAAGCAGAATTGACACACTTTATACAGGTTTTCTCAGCCCTAAGTACACATTTGAAAAATTCATAGTGGGGCCGAGCAACCAGTTTGCCCATGCTGCTTCAACAGCCGTCGCAAGCAAGCCTGCCGAAGCCTACAACCCACTTTTCATTTACGGCGGTGTGGGATTGGGTAAAACACATCTGATCAACGCGATCGGTAATTATATTCTAAAAAACACATCACATATGGCAAGGATTTGCTGTATATCGGCGGAGCACTTCACGAACGAAGTAATAAACAGCATTAAGTCCAATAAAATGCAGGAGTTTAGAAACAAGTATAGGTTTGGTTGTGATGTAGTGCTGATTGACGATATCCAGTTCATAGCAGGAAAAGAAAGCACACAGGAAGAGTTTTTTCATACATTTAATACCCTATATGAGTCAAAAAAGCAGATCGTACTTACCAGTGATAAATCACCAAAGGATATGTCTTATCTCGAAGAGCGACTTAGATCTAGATTTGAATGGGGGCTAATTACTGACATACAACCGCCCGAGACAGAAACCAGAGTCGCAATAGTTAAGAAAAAAGCTGAATCCGAAGGTGTAGTGCTTCCTAATGAAGTAGCCATATTTATATCACAAAACATCATTTCTAACATCAGAGAACTCGAAGGAACACTCATCAACATTATAGCGTATGCAAAGCTCTTAAATTCTGAAATTACAATGGATCTTGTAAAAGAGGTATTGAAAAATATAATAAAGGAACATGACAGGGGAATTCTAAGTATCGAGAGCATTCAAAAGGAGGTAGCCAACTATTTTGGCGTCAAGATACAAGATCTTAAATCTGTCAAGAAACAAAAAAATATTGCTATGCCAAGGCAAATTGCAATGTTTTTCGCCAGAAGATATACTGGTGCATCTTTCCCCGAAATTGGTGAGAAGTTTGGAGGGAAAGATCATTCGACAGTGATACATGCCGTCAGGAAAATAGAGTCATTGATGGGGAAAGATTTGACTCTCAAGAATACCATTAATGCAGTATCAAGGAAGATCGAAACGCTTAGGAGTGGATAA
- a CDS encoding YbhN family protein, which translates to MPELTVRVWRYLVPLLLLGLAVHLMLPQLTTLERMFQVVKHIILWAVAIALVAQILSYIGNGYLLKSIIAVAGQHMSISSSTLIATAASSIGLVAGGLIGNAAATYRWVHSHGVSAEGAILAGWLPTMFNNVALILVSFVGLLYLLIVHRLSTWLALSFSIILMIFCLIIGLLLWGIHNRLRITKLVTWIANSWASFRHRPFDSSRINRTMKQLFSAYEVLRVGGWQGPSLGAFLNIAFDMLTLYFLFVAAGHAVGPGILLLGYGLPQLLGKVTFLPGGVGIVEGSMAAMYDSLGVPDPISVTVILTYRVISFWLPASIGFLIIPYLK; encoded by the coding sequence ATGCCAGAATTGACAGTCCGCGTGTGGCGATACCTCGTACCACTCCTCTTACTAGGGCTCGCTGTACATCTTATGCTACCTCAACTCACAACACTCGAAAGAATGTTCCAAGTAGTTAAACATATTATATTGTGGGCTGTTGCAATAGCACTTGTAGCCCAAATCCTAAGTTACATAGGCAATGGATATCTCCTGAAATCAATAATTGCCGTTGCAGGTCAACATATGTCTATTTCATCTAGCACACTAATCGCTACTGCCGCATCAAGCATTGGATTGGTAGCTGGCGGGTTAATAGGCAACGCAGCAGCAACTTATCGATGGGTACACAGTCATGGTGTCAGTGCCGAGGGTGCTATCTTGGCTGGATGGCTCCCGACCATGTTTAACAATGTTGCTTTGATACTTGTTTCATTTGTTGGCCTGCTCTACCTATTAATAGTACATAGGCTTTCGACATGGCTTGCTCTTAGCTTTAGTATAATATTGATGATATTTTGTCTGATAATCGGGTTATTGCTATGGGGCATACATAATCGCCTGCGAATAACAAAGCTTGTTACATGGATCGCTAATTCCTGGGCGTCTTTTCGACACAGACCATTTGATTCTTCGAGGATCAATCGCACAATGAAACAACTATTTAGCGCATACGAAGTCTTAAGAGTCGGCGGTTGGCAAGGTCCCTCTCTGGGTGCATTTCTCAACATCGCATTCGATATGTTGACACTTTATTTCCTTTTTGTCGCAGCCGGTCATGCAGTTGGGCCAGGCATATTATTACTTGGTTATGGGTTGCCTCAACTTTTAGGCAAAGTAACCTTCTTGCCTGGAGGTGTAGGTATTGTAGAAGGCTCAATGGCAGCTATGTATGACAGCCTTGGAGTGCCAGACCCCATAAGTGTTACAGTTATTCTTACCTACCGTGTCATCTCATTCTGGCTACCTGCTTCCATAGGATTCTTGATTATCCCCTACCTTAAGTGA